In Juglans regia cultivar Chandler chromosome 13, Walnut 2.0, whole genome shotgun sequence, the DNA window taattcaaaactaaaagtgtaaaaaaataagtgaatCGGTAAAGTGGACCGGATCGAACCGAATTGAATCGGTGGATTTGGTCTAATACCGAGTTTGGTTCGGTCTGAttccgatttttctttttttaaaaccagATCGAACCGAATCAAAtcggttcatatatattataattttttatattatataaaatttttatatctaatatataacatatataaaatagttttgtattacgtgataaattactaattaatataattttaaattttaaaatcttatatcattataatctattgtattaatagttatactaatatcatatcattatatattataatatactataatatatcactatagtctataatacaattataatatatatattataatatactacaatatactattatatatatatatatattatataatatagtatctagtatattaaaatcgaaaaatcggatcGAACCAGACCGAAATCAGTAAAATTGAAAGTATtgatttaaaagagaaattgatACAAAATCGATACATACCGATTCAGTCccaaattttgtttaaaataaaaccaaatcGAACTGATTACACTCATATTCAAAGCTACTTGGCACACAGATCAAATTGTACtaattgacgtgacttgatataaAATAGGTCATTGTATCTGTTTATGTTagacatttcattttcaagtgGTATGTAAGGGTTATACCTTGAGGTTGTTCAGCATCGGCTGCCTAATTACGGGGCGGTTGTACGAGGaatgagttttcttttctttttttaggaaGTACGAGGAATGGTTTTGACTTCAACGAAGTCCGCCATGGTATATTCTAATGTAAGATATATAGTCAActatatttataagttataactaatatgcactatataaatatatcatgataCATACATATCATATGAATCACTCATGTATGGATCATTTGTGTTTTGTTATCTAACGAGTCAGAATCGGGTTTTACAGAAGTCTGTCCACGAGAACATGCATGGACTCGACAGAACCGAgtgaattataaaatagtttgtatCGCAATACAGTGCAAATTAGTACATTAGTAACTTATAAAAACTCGATCGATTAAGGtgagtttggattttaaattcatctcaattcatcattataattttttcaaattttaatataaaatataataaataatttaatttttttaaatctcaaaataataataataatattgaaaaataatattctaacaatattttattatctcaacttaattcaactcaactcacttcaatatccaaagaCATCCTAATAGTTTTTATTCAAAAGATCACTCGGGACGTACGCAACATTTTTGGACAATCGCAATCAAATGTGgttgcaaataattttatttttttaaatatctttaattattaattaatgatgtttaaaaaatgattaaaaaaaaagagagagatgcgAGGTCTTGATCACTGCACGTACGGTTGATCATCGAGCTCCTGCAGATCGAACACCTTACACATATTGCGAGGTGATTAGTTTTGAGCAATTACGCAAGGCTGGAAAGTTCTTGGTTTAGGGCTGGTTTAGGCTTttgattagtttttaaattcacttcaattcattttaatttattattataaattttttaaattttaatataaaatataataaataatttaaattttttaaatttttaaataataataatattaaaaaataatattctaataatattttatcatctcaattcaattcaattcaattcaattcaacatccaaacgcagttttagactaaaatttaaaattttggaaatttatcattttattattataatttttttaaattctcacataaaataaaataaataatttaatttttttaaaattttaaaataaaaataatattaaaaaatatattttaataattttttatttaaattttttactttaattttaacctatttcatttcatttaaaaaaataaagtataactAATCAACTGCCACCAACATTGGCCACGACAGAGGCCTAACAGGCTAGCAAATTAATGGGCCACAACTGCTCCTATGAAAACTCATTAATGCACCTCAAcgacatttattttattataagtataactTGAACCATGTATCAAGTCATATCTTGAAAACTCAAGCTAGCTTTTCTTTGATTCAAAATCGTTTTCATCATCCATGGCAGCTGAATTTGGGCAAGAGGGGGAGATGAGGACCGTGAGAATATCTTCCAAAACCCATGTCATGCCCCGCATGAAACTAGGAAGAAGAGAATGCCAACTGGTAACATTTGATCTTCCATACATAGCTTTCTACTACAACCAAAAGCTGCTATTTTACAGAGGGATCAGTGACTTTGAGGACATTGTGGGGAAATTAAAAGATGGGCTGGGTGTGGTTTTGGAAGACTTCTATCAGCTTGCAGGGAGACTAGGCAAAGATGAAGAGGGGGTCTTTAGGGTGGAATATGACGATGAAATGGACGGCGTGGAGGTGATGGAGGCCACCGCTGAGGGCATTGAAATAGCTGATCTGACGGTCGAGGACGGCACCGGCACTTTGGAGGAGTTGATACCTTACAATGGTATCTTGAACTTGGAGGGCCTTCATAGGCCTCTGTTGGCAGTGCAGGTAACAGTACTTGAATTTGATCAAGCACAGccgcgtttttttttttttttttttttatgcaatttcaACAAAAATACTGCTTTGTAACCATTTTCTTCTAATTGGATATAATTAAGCTTAATAATTTAGGGTAAAACCATTCTTGATAGCTAGCTCTAGTTTCAACGACCATTGCAGGATGATCCAACATATTGCATGTATGAATTTGGTCTccctaaaataattatttatatatagatttagcCTTATATCAGATCAGATTTGTTCTTTAGTCTTTTTTAACATATTGCATGTATGAATTTAGTCTTTTTTAACCCCCAACGAAAAATGAGATCAGATTTGTTACATACATTTATGAGGGGCAACCAGATTGTCAGTGTGATCATTATGAGATTAACTTATTCATAAATGTATTTTCTCTTATTgtcatttttactatttttttgtttgttttgtgtgACTGCTCACGGGCACTAGTACTACTAGTTCAGCTGCCCTGTGCCttactacgactctcaaatattACTTCACAAACTCTAATAGTGTATGCCATGCACCAGTTAATCAGGCTTCCAAGACtcaaacatttcaaaataaatgctaTCTACCTCCACCCTCATAATTAATGGTCCATTGACATAGGTGCATATGAATAGGACCAGTACCAACGTCTACCAGCTAGCTGTCCAAACCAGACCGATATTCTTTAAGTACTTCATGATCCATCTCAcccttttgatttttattttattaaatatcattaaaaactgTTTGACAGTCACACATTTAGAattattacatacataaataaattatataaaaataaatttataaattaatataattttatgatatttattaaatttattttataataaaaattattttttattataatatattatattaaattacgttaatttataaatttatttttatataatttaaatattttttaatatatatagcttaCATTTCGGGTCAAAACATCACTTGACATCTCGTTTGACCGGAGCCCCCATCTTACGATAAGAACAATAATGTTTCTTTTAATTCCCTTCCCAGTTAACGAAATTGAAAGACGGACTGGCGATAGGATGCGCATTCAACCACGCCATCCTCGACGGGACCTCCACTTGGCACTTCATGAGCTCCTGGGCCCAGATCTGCGGTGGGTCACCTTCCATCTCTGTCCCACCCTTTCTGGACCGCACCAAAGTCCGTAGCACACGCGTGAAGCTCGACCTCTCACTCCCCAACTCGGACCCGCTCGCCTCATCCAACGGCGACGCAAAGCCGGGCTCCAAACCCCAACTTCGGGAGAAACTTTTCAGGTTTTCCGAGGCAGCCATTGACAAGATTAAGTCAACGGTCAACTCAAAAACTCCATCAGGGGACGCCTCAAAACCCTTCTCCACATTTCAATCCCTCTCCGTCCACATCTGGCGCCATGTAACCCATGCACGTGAACTGAAACCAGAAGACTACACAGTCTTCACCGTCTTTGCCGATTGTAGGAAAAGGGTGGACCCGCCGATGCCAGAAAGCTACTTTGGAAACCTAATCCAGGCCGTATTCACAGTGACGGCAGCCGGTCTGTTATCGGTCAACCCGCCAGAGTTTGGTGCGTCAATGATTCAAAAAGCGATAGAAATGCATAATGCCAAGGCGATAGAGGAGCGGAACAAAGAGTGGGAGAGTTCACCGaagatatttgagtttaagGATGCTGGAGTGAACTGCGTGGCAGTTGGGAGCTCGCCAAGGTTCAAGGTTTACGAAGTGGACTTCGGGTGGGGGAAGCCGGAGGGAGTGAGAGGTGGGTCCAACAATAGGTTCGACGGAATGGTGTACTTATACCAAGGAAAAGGGGGTGGAAGGAGCATTGATGTGGAGATTAGCTTGGAGGCTGGGACCATGGAGAGGCTGGAGAAAGACAAGGAGTTTCTTATGGATCATCATctggtttaattaattaaggaattaatatttattcatgAGCACTATATCTATCAGGAATATTTTAAGGCCATGCATGCAAGTATTTATGTGATTTCTATATCATGATCGGGATGATGAGATCATGAATCATGATCAATGTTTGTGCTGCTTTGCTGATCTTTTATTGAATTTCTTAAATCTTATGGtttattaactacttcagttggtctatatatttatatatatagtttgatcgactaattaattattacgtaattaattataattaaattttgggTATTGTTCTACCAGTCGTCTTAGGTCTTTCGCTAATTTGtggatatttataaatttcattaatataaggtttttaatattaagtatatttatagtgattaattaattagggaCAATATTTTATCTTGGATTAATGGATATCACACAAATATTATGTACTATCCCAATCGAGTACAAAGAACATCGAGATATTTGTGCAGGgattatataatgtataatttgGAATTCTTGCATGAGCAAGTGGGCGGGCGGCCCATATGCAACat includes these proteins:
- the LOC108982684 gene encoding BAHD acyltransferase DCR encodes the protein MAAEFGQEGEMRTVRISSKTHVMPRMKLGRRECQLVTFDLPYIAFYYNQKLLFYRGISDFEDIVGKLKDGLGVVLEDFYQLAGRLGKDEEGVFRVEYDDEMDGVEVMEATAEGIEIADLTVEDGTGTLEELIPYNGILNLEGLHRPLLAVQLTKLKDGLAIGCAFNHAILDGTSTWHFMSSWAQICGGSPSISVPPFLDRTKVRSTRVKLDLSLPNSDPLASSNGDAKPGSKPQLREKLFRFSEAAIDKIKSTVNSKTPSGDASKPFSTFQSLSVHIWRHVTHARELKPEDYTVFTVFADCRKRVDPPMPESYFGNLIQAVFTVTAAGLLSVNPPEFGASMIQKAIEMHNAKAIEERNKEWESSPKIFEFKDAGVNCVAVGSSPRFKVYEVDFGWGKPEGVRGGSNNRFDGMVYLYQGKGGGRSIDVEISLEAGTMERLEKDKEFLMDHHLV